One part of the Saprospiraceae bacterium genome encodes these proteins:
- a CDS encoding AMP nucleosidase yields the protein MKTKREIVENWLPRYTGTNLDEFGKYILLVNFSLYVELFAEWNEVEIKGRDRSMINATANNISIINFGMGSPNAGTIIDLLTAIKPKAILFLGKCGGLKSGKNKVGDFILPIAAIRGEGTSNDYLPPEVPALPAFALQKAISTTIREYEQDYWTGTVYTTNKRVWEHRLDFKKYLTRLRAMAIDMETATIFVASFKNRIPAGALLLVSDMPMVPEGVKTEASDKNVTENYLHLHLKIGIDSLRKLINNAQTVKHLRFEE from the coding sequence GTGAAGACAAAAAGAGAAATTGTAGAAAACTGGTTACCCAGATATACAGGCACTAATCTGGATGAATTTGGCAAATATATTCTGCTCGTAAATTTCAGTTTGTATGTTGAGTTATTTGCAGAATGGAATGAAGTTGAAATCAAAGGTCGGGATCGATCCATGATAAATGCAACTGCGAATAATATTTCAATTATTAATTTTGGTATGGGCAGTCCAAATGCAGGTACTATTATAGATTTACTGACTGCTATTAAACCAAAAGCGATTTTGTTTTTAGGAAAATGTGGTGGGTTGAAATCGGGGAAAAATAAAGTTGGCGATTTTATTTTACCGATAGCAGCGATCCGAGGAGAAGGTACTTCAAATGATTATTTGCCACCAGAAGTTCCTGCTTTACCGGCATTTGCACTTCAAAAAGCAATTTCAACTACGATTCGAGAATATGAGCAAGATTACTGGACGGGAACGGTTTATACAACCAATAAAAGAGTTTGGGAACACAGGCTGGATTTTAAAAAATATCTAACGCGATTACGTGCTATGGCCATTGATATGGAAACTGCCACAATTTTTGTTGCTTCTTTTAAAAATAGAATTCCTGCTGGTGCTTTGCTCTTAGTATCCGATATGCCGATGGTGCCTGAAGGTGTAAAAACGGAGGCAAGTGATAAAAATGTTACCGAAAATTATTTGCACCTCCATTTGAAAATTGGAATTGATTCTCTCAGAAAATTAATTAATAACGCCCAGACGGTAAAACATTTGAGATTTGAAGAGTGA
- the carB gene encoding carbamoyl-phosphate synthase large subunit, translating to MPKDSSIHSVLIIGSGPIIIGQACEFDYSGTQAARSLREEGLEISLINSNPATIMTDPVTADHIYLLPLTVESIIKILEERKIDAVLPTMGGQTALNLAIEAENQNVWKKYGVKMIGVDVSAIELTENRELFRKHMIQLGVSVAPSQIANSFLEGKEAAQKIGYPLVIRPSFTLGGSGGSLVHKADQFDECLRRGLDASPTHEVLVEKAVLGWKEFELELLRDQNDNVVIICTVENVDPMGIHTGDSITVAPAMTLSDTGFQRMRDQAIMMMRSLGNFAGGCNVQFAMNPENEEIIAVEINPRVSRSSALASKATGYPIAKIAAKLSIGYTLDELTNQITGNTSALFEPSLDYVIVKMPRWNFEKFQGADQRLGLQMKSVGEVMAIGRSFTEALQKACQSQENDRHGLGADKKEWINTQDILERLEIVSDDRIYRLKDALRLGVPEKTVHKLTGIDPWFIKEIKKLVILEDQLLKYNLPEDIPYNFFIELKKNGYSDNQIGWLMRVDEKDVIKQRRKLGIKRVFKLVDTCAAEFEAKTPYYYSTFDEENESVSHDRKKIIVLGSGPNRIGQGIEFDYCCVHGVMAIREEGMEAIMVNCNPETVSTDFDIADKLYFEPIYWEHIEEIIDHEKPDGIIVQLGGQTALKLSEKIHQKGIKLIGTSFDNMDIAEDRGRFSDMLKDMDIPYPRYGVATDADSALEVAKKIGYPVLVRPSYVLGGQRMRIVINDEELERHVLTIFKHMPDNKVLIDQFLERAKEAEIDAICDGEDVHIMGIMEHIEPAGIHSGDSSAVLPPYSLSQQAIDTMIEYAKRLAFKLEIKGLINIQFAIKDDHVFVIEANPRASRTTPFIAKAYKVPYLNIATKVMLGQKKLKEFNMQNNMDGYAIKVPVFSFNKFPGVDKSLGPEMKSTGEAIHFIKDLYDPFFREIDSKRNMYLTR from the coding sequence ATGCCAAAAGACAGCTCAATTCACTCTGTATTGATAATAGGAAGTGGCCCCATTATAATAGGACAAGCCTGCGAATTTGATTATTCTGGTACTCAGGCAGCGCGTTCATTGCGGGAAGAAGGACTTGAAATAAGCCTTATAAATTCAAATCCTGCTACGATCATGACAGATCCAGTTACTGCGGATCATATCTATTTATTGCCTTTAACTGTAGAAAGTATTATTAAAATCCTTGAAGAGCGAAAAATAGATGCTGTTTTACCTACTATGGGAGGACAAACGGCATTGAATCTAGCAATTGAGGCTGAAAATCAAAATGTTTGGAAAAAATATGGCGTGAAAATGATTGGTGTTGATGTTTCCGCTATTGAATTGACAGAAAACAGGGAACTTTTCAGAAAACACATGATCCAACTGGGAGTTTCTGTTGCCCCCTCTCAAATTGCAAACTCTTTTTTAGAAGGAAAAGAAGCTGCTCAAAAAATAGGATACCCATTAGTTATCAGACCATCATTTACCTTAGGCGGAAGTGGTGGTAGTTTAGTCCATAAAGCCGACCAGTTTGATGAATGTTTAAGACGAGGCTTAGATGCTTCTCCTACACATGAGGTATTAGTTGAAAAAGCCGTTTTAGGATGGAAGGAATTTGAATTAGAATTATTACGAGATCAAAATGACAATGTAGTTATCATTTGCACGGTTGAAAATGTTGATCCCATGGGAATCCATACAGGAGATAGCATTACGGTGGCTCCTGCAATGACCCTTTCGGATACCGGCTTCCAAAGGATGCGGGATCAGGCCATTATGATGATGCGTTCATTAGGAAATTTTGCGGGCGGTTGCAATGTCCAGTTTGCAATGAATCCTGAAAATGAAGAAATTATTGCCGTTGAAATTAACCCTCGGGTTTCAAGATCTTCTGCTTTGGCAAGTAAAGCAACAGGATATCCTATTGCCAAAATAGCTGCGAAACTATCCATAGGCTATACCTTAGATGAATTGACCAATCAAATTACTGGCAATACATCTGCCCTTTTTGAACCATCATTAGATTATGTGATCGTTAAAATGCCACGTTGGAATTTTGAAAAATTTCAAGGAGCGGATCAGCGATTAGGCTTACAAATGAAATCTGTAGGAGAAGTAATGGCGATTGGCCGGAGTTTTACAGAAGCTTTACAAAAGGCATGTCAATCACAAGAAAATGATAGACATGGCTTAGGTGCAGATAAAAAAGAATGGATTAATACCCAGGATATATTAGAACGACTTGAAATCGTAAGTGATGATCGAATTTATCGTTTAAAAGATGCACTGCGATTAGGAGTTCCTGAAAAAACAGTGCATAAATTGACAGGAATTGACCCCTGGTTTATTAAAGAAATTAAAAAATTAGTAATACTTGAAGATCAGTTGTTGAAATATAATTTGCCGGAAGACATTCCTTATAATTTTTTTATAGAATTGAAGAAGAATGGTTATAGCGATAATCAAATAGGATGGTTAATGCGGGTTGATGAAAAAGATGTTATAAAACAAAGGAGAAAATTAGGAATTAAACGCGTGTTTAAATTAGTGGATACTTGTGCTGCAGAATTTGAAGCTAAAACACCTTATTACTATTCAACCTTTGATGAAGAAAACGAAAGTGTAAGTCATGATAGAAAAAAAATAATCGTTTTAGGCTCCGGACCAAATCGTATAGGACAAGGAATAGAATTTGATTATTGCTGTGTACATGGGGTGATGGCAATCCGGGAAGAAGGCATGGAAGCGATCATGGTAAATTGCAATCCAGAAACCGTCTCAACCGATTTTGATATTGCTGATAAATTATATTTTGAACCCATTTATTGGGAACATATTGAAGAAATAATTGATCATGAAAAACCAGATGGAATCATTGTACAATTGGGTGGACAAACGGCTTTAAAATTATCAGAAAAAATTCATCAGAAAGGAATAAAATTAATAGGTACAAGCTTTGACAATATGGATATTGCTGAAGATCGAGGCCGATTTTCTGATATGTTGAAAGACATGGATATTCCATATCCCCGATATGGGGTAGCAACCGATGCGGATTCGGCATTGGAAGTTGCAAAAAAAATTGGTTATCCGGTATTAGTTAGACCATCGTATGTACTTGGTGGTCAAAGAATGCGAATTGTTATAAATGATGAAGAATTAGAACGCCATGTATTAACGATCTTTAAACACATGCCAGATAATAAGGTATTGATAGATCAGTTTCTAGAACGCGCCAAAGAAGCTGAGATCGATGCGATCTGTGATGGAGAGGATGTTCATATTATGGGAATTATGGAACATATTGAACCCGCTGGAATTCATTCCGGAGATAGTTCTGCAGTATTACCACCCTATAGTTTAAGTCAGCAAGCAATTGATACTATGATTGAATATGCTAAAAGACTTGCCTTTAAATTAGAAATCAAGGGATTAATAAATATTCAATTTGCAATAAAAGATGATCATGTATTTGTAATTGAAGCAAACCCAAGAGCTTCCCGCACAACACCTTTCATTGCAAAAGCCTATAAAGTGCCTTATTTAAATATAGCTACAAAAGTCATGTTGGGACAAAAAAAATTAAAGGAATTTAATATGCAAAATAATATGGATGGATATGCCATTAAAGTACCAGTATTTTCCTTTAATAAATTTCCAGGTGTAGATAAGAGTTTAGGGCCCGAAATGAAGTCTACTGGAGAAGCTATTCATTTTATAAAAGATTTGTATGATCCATTTTTCAGAGAAATTGATTCTAAAAGGAATATGTATCTTACCCGATAA
- a CDS encoding TonB-dependent receptor produces the protein MFKRFLLLFSLFSFCILSAYSQTSLAGKVTDKESGEAIIQCGIVLFKNGIQVTTIVTDFDGNFNVQLDPGKYDVEARYVGYNSTKVTGINILGGKANTLNIKISAGIELEAVEIVEYKAPLIEKDNTTQGTVITAEKIKNLPVKNVLGVASTAAGLSSVDGGDASIRGSRSDATVYYLDGLRITGRQIPTSELEQLQVVTGGVEAQYGDVTGGIIALTSKGPSSKFSGGIEGETSSGLDPYGYNLLSVNFSGPIYRKKLTDSTRGRTILGYRLAGQYNYQKDDDPAAFGVYRAKESTIERLSRDPLKLYGTSTLPTGEILTDDEVEFIKYNPNEQNTAYDLTGKLDFRPVENIDLSISGNYSQVKDRFNPGDDNTTIGQGAWTLLNWVNNPESNNDIYRVNVRLRHRLGKLVDLNAKKDGEVSTPSNIQNAFYTIQGGLQKSKSKTQDFRHKDRFFDYGYFGKFNGNYDPTFDNFGQHNGYNLVINSFDAQNSPNPVYAAFNKLPTEDPTDLESYRAYNGFLSTAYDNLWGNLHNNVGGTYNNYQKTDNDLLTLQITSGFDFLPGGSKSGRHNIQFGFVYEQRTNRNWTIAPFGLWNLGKLYSNKHITSGVDTNVIIGRVWNPFFQDSVDEHPTIIESDLREFKFMKSIRTKLYPNTPIETSAHTYVNVNEFGNNDLTLDMFSAKELTDQQAIGYSGFDYLGNKLTGNVKFEDFFALDADSNKLFVVAPFTPNYYGGYIQDKFTFKDIIFRLGLRIDRYDANTKVLKDPYSLYGILGAKSFHDINNTDKPGSIGDDYKVYVTTEGSTAIKAYRNGDQWYNSQGAPVNSSDQIFTSNLVTAAYIEPEKKYRDITTKYYKWEESFEDYKPQVNWMPRLAFSFPISDNSNFFAHYDILVQRPTSNVYVSPLAYYYFNEQGRTPANNGNLKPTQTVDYEVGFQQKISNSSAIKMSAYYKELRNMINRITYSRVTEIGTYDSYGNIDFGTVKGFNFSYDLRRTSNLEFTAAYTLQFADGTGSDPESARGLTQKGINIRNIFPFNYDERHRFAFTADYRFDAGKKYNGPKVLGKDILANAGINLQVVTASGRPYSPGTTIVRFDGSGYRGDINGSRLPWNFNIDMRIDKNITITKGKHPLDLNVYLRVQNLLDTRNVISVYRGSGSAKDDGYLRSDKGAAEFNNVSAQYGEDFIDYFVNQYNYRLLNPDFYTLPRRIFIGAILEF, from the coding sequence ATGTTTAAACGATTCTTACTCTTGTTTAGTCTATTCTCCTTTTGCATTTTATCTGCTTATAGCCAGACGTCTTTAGCTGGAAAAGTGACAGATAAAGAATCCGGGGAAGCCATCATTCAATGCGGTATTGTTTTATTTAAAAATGGTATCCAGGTTACCACAATTGTAACCGATTTTGATGGAAATTTCAATGTTCAATTAGATCCAGGAAAATATGACGTGGAAGCACGTTATGTTGGTTATAATTCAACCAAGGTTACAGGGATTAATATTTTAGGTGGTAAAGCAAACACCCTGAATATTAAAATCAGCGCAGGTATTGAATTAGAAGCTGTCGAAATTGTAGAATATAAAGCTCCTTTAATTGAAAAGGATAATACTACACAAGGCACCGTAATTACTGCTGAAAAAATCAAAAACCTTCCTGTAAAAAACGTACTGGGCGTTGCTTCCACAGCTGCTGGTTTATCCAGCGTTGATGGTGGAGATGCAAGTATTCGGGGGTCTCGTTCTGATGCTACCGTATACTATCTTGATGGCTTGAGAATTACCGGTCGGCAAATTCCAACTTCAGAATTGGAACAATTACAAGTTGTGACTGGTGGTGTTGAAGCTCAATATGGTGATGTAACCGGAGGAATTATTGCACTTACCAGTAAAGGCCCATCTTCTAAATTTTCAGGAGGGATAGAAGGAGAAACTTCTTCTGGCCTTGATCCTTATGGATATAATTTATTAAGTGTCAACTTTAGCGGACCAATTTATAGAAAAAAATTAACGGATTCAACCAGAGGACGTACCATTTTAGGCTACCGGTTAGCAGGTCAATATAATTATCAAAAAGATGATGACCCAGCAGCTTTTGGAGTTTATAGAGCTAAAGAAAGTACTATAGAACGTCTTTCAAGGGATCCATTAAAGCTTTATGGTACCTCTACACTGCCTACCGGAGAAATCCTTACAGATGATGAAGTAGAGTTTATTAAGTACAATCCAAATGAGCAGAATACCGCGTATGATTTAACGGGTAAATTAGACTTTAGACCAGTTGAGAATATAGATCTATCAATATCTGGTAATTATTCTCAGGTGAAGGACAGATTTAATCCAGGAGATGATAATACCACCATTGGCCAAGGAGCATGGACTTTATTAAATTGGGTAAACAACCCTGAATCTAATAATGATATCTACCGGGTAAACGTAAGGCTTAGACATCGATTGGGTAAACTGGTTGATCTAAATGCAAAAAAGGATGGAGAAGTTTCTACACCTTCAAATATCCAGAATGCATTTTATACAATTCAAGGAGGCTTGCAAAAATCGAAATCAAAAACCCAGGATTTTAGACATAAAGATCGATTTTTTGATTATGGGTATTTTGGAAAATTCAACGGTAATTATGATCCAACATTTGATAATTTTGGACAACATAATGGATATAATTTAGTTATCAATTCGTTTGATGCTCAAAATTCACCAAACCCTGTCTATGCTGCATTTAATAAGCTTCCAACAGAAGACCCAACAGATCTTGAATCGTACCGTGCATATAATGGATTTTTAAGCACAGCCTATGATAATTTATGGGGAAATCTTCATAATAATGTTGGAGGAACTTATAATAATTATCAAAAAACAGATAACGATTTATTGACACTCCAGATCACAAGTGGTTTTGATTTTTTACCTGGAGGATCTAAAAGTGGAAGACATAATATTCAATTTGGTTTTGTTTATGAACAACGTACAAATAGAAACTGGACGATAGCACCTTTTGGTTTGTGGAACCTTGGAAAATTATATTCAAATAAGCATATTACCAGTGGTGTTGATACCAATGTTATTATAGGTAGAGTTTGGAATCCATTTTTCCAGGATAGTGTCGATGAACATCCTACCATCATTGAATCTGATTTGCGGGAATTTAAATTCATGAAAAGTATTAGAACAAAATTATATCCTAATACCCCTATAGAGACTTCAGCGCATACTTATGTAAATGTGAATGAATTTGGTAACAACGATTTGACGCTGGATATGTTTTCTGCGAAAGAATTGACAGATCAACAAGCAATTGGGTATTCTGGATTTGACTATTTGGGTAATAAATTGACAGGGAATGTTAAATTTGAAGACTTTTTTGCATTAGATGCCGACTCCAATAAGTTATTTGTTGTAGCTCCATTTACACCAAATTATTATGGTGGATATATTCAGGATAAATTTACATTTAAAGATATCATTTTCCGTTTAGGTTTACGGATAGATCGCTACGATGCAAATACTAAAGTATTAAAAGATCCATATTCATTATATGGTATTTTAGGTGCGAAAAGTTTTCATGATATAAATAATACGGATAAACCAGGTTCGATTGGAGATGATTATAAAGTATATGTTACCACAGAAGGTTCTACAGCAATTAAAGCTTATCGGAATGGTGATCAGTGGTATAATTCACAAGGTGCGCCGGTGAATTCATCAGATCAGATTTTTACAAGTAACCTGGTCACAGCAGCCTATATTGAACCTGAGAAAAAGTATCGCGACATCACTACAAAATATTATAAATGGGAAGAATCTTTTGAAGATTATAAGCCTCAAGTAAATTGGATGCCGAGATTAGCTTTTTCATTTCCAATATCCGATAACTCTAATTTTTTTGCACATTATGATATCTTAGTTCAGCGACCTACTTCCAATGTTTATGTGAGTCCCTTAGCCTATTATTATTTTAATGAGCAAGGAAGAACGCCCGCTAATAATGGAAATCTTAAACCTACACAGACGGTAGATTATGAAGTTGGATTTCAACAAAAAATTTCCAATTCATCTGCGATAAAAATGTCTGCATATTATAAAGAGTTGCGGAATATGATTAATCGAATTACCTATAGCCGCGTTACTGAAATTGGAACCTATGATAGTTACGGAAACATTGACTTTGGAACTGTAAAAGGATTTAACTTTTCATATGATTTGAGAAGAACAAGTAACTTAGAATTTACAGCAGCTTATACTCTACAATTTGCTGATGGAACTGGATCTGATCCTGAATCTGCAAGAGGTTTAACACAAAAAGGAATCAACATTCGTAATATTTTTCCTTTTAATTATGATGAAAGACATCGTTTTGCATTTACAGCAGATTATCGTTTTGATGCAGGTAAAAAATATAATGGCCCCAAAGTATTAGGCAAGGATATATTAGCAAATGCAGGTATTAATCTACAAGTAGTAACCGCTTCAGGTCGTCCTTATTCTCCTGGAACTACCATTGTTCGTTTTGATGGTTCTGGTTACCGAGGAGATATTAATGGCTCCCGTTTGCCTTGGAATTTTAATATTGATATGCGTATTGATAAAAATATTACCATAACAAAAGGAAAGCATCCATTGGATTTGAATGTTTATTTAAGAGTTCAAAATTTACTGGATACTAGAAATGTAATTTCAGTGTACAGGGGCTCTGGAAGTGCTAAAGATGATGGCTATTTGAGATCTGATAAAGGTGCTGCAGAATTTAACAATGTTTCAGCTCAATATGGGGAAGATTTTATTGATTATTTTGTAAATCAATATAATTACAGATTATTAAATCCTGATTTTTATACATTGCCTCGTAGAATATTTATTGGAGCAATTTTGGAATTTTAA
- a CDS encoding PorV/PorQ family protein, with protein sequence MQKIIFTFFSILAIPVLIFAGNPDRQGEAGAYELLMNPWARSGALNSLNASCISGVEAMMVNVAGISRINKWEIGLSQTKWLRPSGININAGGFAVKIGKSGTLGVSLMNLDFGEIRVTTNATPEGTGATYSPSFSNIGVGYAHTFGNKIAVGVLFKGISESIQDLNTFGFSIDAGVQYVSGAQDNFKFGIALRNVGGPMSFSGDGLSTQLKSPENTDITYNVRLSQFELPSQLHIGISYDFIPSESIKLTPMLNFTSNSFGRDEIGAGAEIKITQYFALRGSYKYELGSNEDKINKTAHTGLAAGASVSVPLKKKSETRLAIDYGYKHSDPFQGTHQFGVRLEF encoded by the coding sequence ATGCAAAAAATAATTTTTACATTTTTTTCAATATTGGCAATTCCGGTTTTAATATTTGCTGGAAATCCAGATCGACAAGGAGAAGCAGGTGCTTATGAATTATTAATGAATCCTTGGGCACGAAGTGGCGCATTAAACAGCTTAAATGCATCCTGTATCAGTGGTGTTGAGGCAATGATGGTCAATGTTGCAGGAATTTCCAGAATTAACAAATGGGAAATTGGCTTATCTCAAACGAAATGGTTGCGCCCAAGTGGAATCAACATTAATGCTGGTGGTTTTGCTGTTAAAATCGGCAAAAGTGGAACGTTAGGAGTATCTCTTATGAACCTTGATTTTGGCGAAATTAGAGTCACAACAAATGCAACACCAGAAGGGACAGGTGCTACATATTCACCATCTTTTAGTAATATTGGCGTCGGCTATGCTCATACTTTCGGAAATAAAATTGCTGTAGGAGTTTTATTTAAAGGAATTTCAGAATCTATCCAGGACTTAAATACTTTTGGATTTTCAATAGACGCTGGAGTGCAATATGTTTCTGGTGCTCAGGATAATTTTAAATTTGGAATCGCCTTGCGGAATGTAGGTGGCCCCATGAGTTTTAGTGGAGATGGTTTATCAACACAATTAAAAAGTCCGGAAAATACAGACATAACGTATAATGTAAGATTAAGCCAATTTGAATTGCCATCTCAACTCCATATTGGTATTTCTTATGATTTCATTCCTTCAGAGTCAATTAAATTGACGCCTATGTTAAATTTTACATCAAATTCTTTTGGAAGAGATGAAATAGGTGCGGGTGCAGAAATAAAAATTACACAATATTTTGCACTGCGGGGTTCTTATAAATATGAGCTTGGTTCAAATGAAGATAAAATTAATAAAACGGCACATACAGGTTTGGCAGCTGGCGCATCTGTATCCGTCCCATTGAAAAAGAAATCTGAAACCAGACTTGCAATTGATTATGGTTACAAACATTCAGATCCATTTCAGGGAACACATCAATTTGGTGTTCGTTTGGAATTTTAA
- the greA gene encoding transcription elongation factor GreA — protein sequence MSSHNYMTQEGYDRLKLELDTMKTTGRQEVAKAISEAREKGDLSENAEYHAAKDAQGMLEMKINELDKKLMNVRFIDEHDIDTSQVVMLANVRIKNHKINKEMTYKIVSEAEADIKTNRISVTSPIGHGLLGKKVGEKAAIQTPAGEMILEILEITA from the coding sequence ATGAGCAGCCACAATTACATGACCCAAGAAGGCTATGACAGATTAAAATTAGAACTAGATACTATGAAAACTACGGGCAGACAAGAAGTTGCCAAAGCAATTTCAGAAGCCCGTGAAAAAGGTGATTTATCAGAGAATGCAGAGTACCACGCAGCTAAAGATGCGCAGGGTATGTTGGAAATGAAAATCAATGAGTTAGATAAAAAACTGATGAATGTTCGGTTTATTGATGAACACGATATAGATACCTCTCAAGTGGTTATGTTGGCAAATGTTCGCATAAAAAATCATAAGATCAATAAGGAAATGACTTATAAAATTGTATCTGAAGCAGAAGCAGATATAAAAACAAATCGCATTTCTGTAACCTCTCCCATTGGTCATGGTTTATTAGGTAAGAAAGTAGGTGAGAAGGCAGCTATCCAAACACCTGCTGGAGAAATGATTTTGGAAATTCTTGAAATTACTGCTTAA
- a CDS encoding HIT family protein, whose translation MASIFTKIINGDLPVHKIAENEFCFSFLDIKPLAKGHALVVPKSEIDYIFDVPDELLSEMMIFSKQIARAIKKVVPCTKIGMSIIGLEVPHAHIHLVPINSIGDLNFNLPRLHFTEQEYQELANAIAKLL comes from the coding sequence ATGGCAAGCATCTTTACAAAAATAATAAATGGTGATCTACCAGTACACAAGATTGCTGAAAATGAATTTTGCTTTTCTTTTTTAGATATTAAGCCATTGGCAAAAGGCCATGCATTGGTTGTTCCAAAAAGCGAAATTGATTATATTTTTGATGTTCCTGATGAATTATTATCGGAGATGATGATTTTTTCCAAACAGATCGCAAGAGCAATAAAAAAAGTTGTGCCATGTACAAAAATCGGGATGAGCATTATTGGGTTAGAAGTTCCACATGCACATATTCATTTAGTGCCTATCAATTCTATTGGAGATTTGAATTTCAACTTGCCGCGTTTGCATTTTACAGAACAAGAATATCAAGAGCTTGCAAATGCAATTGCAAAATTGCTTTAA
- the ruvC gene encoding crossover junction endodeoxyribonuclease RuvC gives MIKPERILGIDPGTNILGFGILEIKDNKPIVLDLNVIHLKEFDDHQSKLKEIFLRVQDIIETYQPHSLSIESPFFGKNAQSMHKLGRAQGVAIAAAMVMGVDIFEFSPKKIKKSITGNGNATKEQVALMLGQILKFNIDIKYFDATDALGAALCLYYQSNQSGNLKSSGNSWKKFITENPQRVS, from the coding sequence ATGATTAAACCCGAAAGAATATTAGGTATTGACCCTGGAACCAATATCCTTGGATTTGGGATTCTCGAGATCAAAGATAATAAACCTATAGTATTAGATTTGAATGTCATTCATCTAAAAGAATTTGATGACCATCAAAGCAAATTAAAAGAAATATTTTTAAGAGTTCAGGATATTATTGAAACCTATCAACCCCACAGTTTATCTATTGAAAGTCCATTTTTTGGGAAAAATGCGCAAAGCATGCATAAATTAGGTCGTGCCCAGGGTGTTGCTATTGCTGCAGCTATGGTAATGGGTGTTGATATATTTGAATTTTCTCCAAAAAAAATTAAAAAATCAATTACCGGAAATGGCAATGCTACCAAAGAACAAGTTGCATTAATGTTGGGTCAAATCTTAAAATTTAATATCGATATTAAGTATTTTGATGCCACGGATGCTTTGGGAGCTGCATTGTGTTTATATTACCAATCCAATCAATCGGGCAATTTAAAATCAAGTGGAAATAGTTGGAAAAAATTTATCACCGAAAATCCACAGCGTGTAAGTTAA
- a CDS encoding DUF3108 domain-containing protein, whose product MKKIIAIVFLFFAGCLFWSFRSVPVESDFAFTPGEKLVYKIFYNWNFVWLAAGEIVFEIKEEQEAYHIEVTGKTYASYEWFYKVRDKYHSYIDKKTGLPKLYIRDIHQGDYRHYEKIVFDYQNHKATSYTGKRFDQLKSQEIDLDGNYYDMISSMYFLRNIKIEDFKKERHRGFKLILDNRKYNLNLKYVADKDQFKVKESGTYNAFHAIGDVITGNVFKDDVQMNFWISNDSNMLPVMLESPLVVGSVKGILASYTNLKYPFSAKVN is encoded by the coding sequence ATGAAAAAAATTATAGCTATCGTATTCCTTTTTTTTGCGGGTTGCCTCTTTTGGTCATTCAGAAGTGTGCCTGTGGAGTCTGATTTTGCCTTCACACCAGGAGAGAAATTGGTCTATAAAATATTTTATAACTGGAACTTTGTGTGGCTTGCAGCTGGTGAAATTGTCTTTGAAATTAAAGAAGAGCAGGAGGCTTACCACATTGAAGTGACGGGCAAGACTTATGCTTCCTATGAGTGGTTTTATAAGGTAAGAGATAAATATCATTCTTATATCGATAAGAAGACAGGCCTGCCAAAATTATATATTCGGGATATTCATCAAGGTGATTATAGGCATTATGAAAAAATTGTATTCGATTATCAAAATCATAAAGCAACGAGCTATACTGGTAAACGTTTTGATCAATTGAAAAGTCAGGAAATTGATTTAGATGGGAATTATTACGATATGATATCGAGTATGTACTTTTTGAGAAATATAAAGATTGAAGATTTTAAAAAAGAACGGCATCGAGGATTTAAATTAATTTTAGATAATAGAAAGTATAATTTAAACTTGAAATACGTTGCTGACAAAGATCAGTTTAAGGTTAAGGAAAGCGGAACCTATAATGCTTTTCATGCCATTGGGGATGTGATTACCGGAAATGTATTTAAGGATGATGTTCAAATGAATTTTTGGATCTCTAATGATTCGAATATGCTTCCTGTAATGCTTGAGTCTCCGCTTGTGGTGGGTTCTGTGAAAGGAATCTTAGCATCCTATACAAATTTAAAATATCCATTTTCAGCCAAGGTAAATTAA